A stretch of Gemmobacter fulvus DNA encodes these proteins:
- a CDS encoding DUF2460 domain-containing protein produces the protein MAFHEVRFPANLSFGSVGGPERRTEIVTLANGFEERNTPWEHSRRRYDAGVGLRSLDDVEALIAFFEARRGQMFGFRWKDWSDYKSGKASRVVSAFDQIIGAGDGKTVQFHLCKTYRSGAETYLRPILKPVAGSVVVAVDRDLKMEGLEFSVDPTRGLITFETPPDTGVVISAGFEFDVAVRFDTDRIQTSVASFQAGDVPNVPVVEVRV, from the coding sequence ATGGCATTTCACGAGGTTCGGTTTCCGGCCAATCTGAGCTTCGGCTCGGTTGGCGGGCCAGAGCGGCGCACGGAAATCGTGACGCTGGCCAATGGGTTCGAAGAGCGCAACACCCCCTGGGAACACTCGCGTCGTCGCTATGACGCGGGCGTGGGCCTGCGGTCACTGGATGATGTAGAGGCGCTGATCGCGTTTTTCGAGGCGCGGCGCGGCCAGATGTTCGGCTTTCGCTGGAAAGACTGGTCCGATTACAAATCGGGCAAAGCCTCACGCGTGGTGTCGGCCTTTGATCAGATCATCGGCGCGGGCGATGGCAAGACGGTGCAGTTCCACCTGTGCAAGACCTATCGCTCGGGTGCGGAAACCTATCTGCGCCCGATCCTGAAACCTGTCGCGGGCAGTGTGGTGGTGGCCGTGGACCGCGATCTGAAGATGGAGGGACTGGAATTCAGCGTCGATCCCACGCGCGGCCTGATCACCTTTGAAACGCCCCCGGATACTGGTGTGGTGATCAGCGCCGGGTTTGAATTCGATGTGGCGGTGCGTTTTGATACCGACCGGATCCAGACCTCTGTGGCCTCGTTTCAGGCGGGGGATGTGCCGAATGTGCCGGTGGTGGAGGTGCGGGTATGA
- a CDS encoding HK97 family phage prohead protease → MDLFGAPERKFMALGGDAASGLSVTEGQLVQGYASLFGKRDQGGDVVQRGAYEASLAALGASGRRVKMLWQHDPSQPIGVWDEVREDATGLWVKGRILTEVARGREAVALLGAGAIDGLSIGYRTLRADRGAKGQRTLTELELWEVSLVTFPMLPDARVAAKGDDPAAETWRSLAQIFEDARRDLADR, encoded by the coding sequence ATGGATCTGTTCGGGGCACCGGAACGCAAGTTCATGGCGCTGGGCGGGGATGCGGCCTCGGGGCTGAGTGTGACCGAAGGGCAGCTGGTGCAGGGATATGCCAGCCTGTTTGGCAAACGCGATCAGGGCGGCGATGTGGTGCAGCGCGGTGCCTATGAGGCCAGCCTCGCGGCGCTGGGCGCATCGGGGCGGCGGGTCAAGATGCTGTGGCAGCATGATCCGTCGCAGCCGATCGGTGTCTGGGACGAGGTGCGCGAGGATGCGACCGGGCTTTGGGTCAAGGGGCGGATCCTGACCGAGGTGGCGCGGGGCCGCGAGGCGGTGGCGCTGCTGGGGGCGGGTGCGATTGACGGGCTGTCCATCGGCTATCGCACGCTGCGGGCGGATCGCGGGGCAAAGGGGCAGCGGACCCTGACGGAACTCGAGCTGTGGGAAGTGTCTCTGGTGACATTTCCGATGCTGCCTGACGCGCGGGTGGCAGCCAAGGGCGATGACCCCGCGGCAGAGACCTGGCGTTCGCTGGCGCAGATCTTTGAGGATGCGCGCCGGGATCTGGCCGACCGCTAG
- a CDS encoding rcc01693 family protein, with the protein MSGIDWPGLMRAGLCGLGLTPTEFWRLSPIELKIMLGAESAAPPLTRARLDELAAAFPDARKG; encoded by the coding sequence ATGAGCGGCATCGACTGGCCCGGTCTGATGCGGGCGGGCCTGTGCGGGCTGGGCCTGACCCCGACCGAGTTCTGGCGGCTGAGCCCGATCGAGCTGAAAATCATGCTGGGGGCGGAAAGCGCCGCCCCCCCGTTGACGCGGGCGCGGCTGGACGAACTGGCGGCGGCGTTTCCCGATGCGAGGAAAGGGTAG
- a CDS encoding head-tail adaptor protein, which yields MSAPHLTRPLVLEAVQRVADGLGGFGESWVALGTLWAAVVAGSGRNMAGQEVTLAAVPYRITVRAAAQGAASRPAPGQRFREGARVFTILAVTEQDTAGRFLTCFAREEVPT from the coding sequence ATGAGCGCGCCGCATCTGACGCGCCCGCTGGTGCTGGAGGCGGTGCAGCGCGTGGCGGATGGTCTGGGTGGCTTTGGCGAAAGCTGGGTGGCGCTGGGCACGCTCTGGGCGGCGGTGGTGGCGGGCAGCGGGCGCAATATGGCCGGGCAGGAGGTGACGCTGGCCGCCGTGCCCTACCGGATCACGGTGCGGGCGGCAGCGCAGGGTGCGGCCTCGCGCCCGGCACCGGGGCAGCGGTTCCGCGAGGGCGCTCGCGTCTTTACTATTCTGGCGGTGACGGAACAGGACACGGCGGGCCGGTTTCTGACCTGCTTTGCCCGGGAGGAGGTGCCGACATGA
- a CDS encoding DNA-packaging protein, which produces MRSGAGWLASVTPEVVDDFLGGLSDQALLALPWMFEFWALPHQLPPEGAWKTWVIMGGRGAGKTRAGAEWVRAEVEGPRPADPGRARRVALVGETIDQVREVMVFGDSGILACSPPDRRPEWEAGRRRLVWPNGAVAQVFSAHEPESLRGPQFDAAWVDELAKWKKAEETWDQLQFALRLGENPRQVVTTTPRNVAVLKAILNNPSSVVTHAPTDANRAHLAASFLEEVQARYGGTRQGRQELDGVLIEDAEGALWTTAMLERGRIDRVPKLSRIVVAVDPPVTGHGGSDECGIIVVGALTEGPVQDWRAVVLEDASVQGASPDAWARAAIAAMARHGAERLVAEVNQGGDLVQSVIRQVDPLVPYRAVRASKGKVARAEPVAALYEQGRVSHLRGLAGLEDQMCRMTARGYEGKGSPDRVDALVWALTELMIDPAQSYRNPQVRRL; this is translated from the coding sequence ATGAGATCGGGCGCAGGCTGGCTCGCCTCCGTGACGCCGGAAGTGGTGGATGATTTTCTGGGAGGGCTGAGCGATCAGGCCTTGCTGGCGCTGCCCTGGATGTTCGAATTCTGGGCATTGCCGCATCAACTGCCGCCCGAAGGGGCCTGGAAAACCTGGGTCATCATGGGCGGACGCGGTGCGGGAAAGACCCGCGCCGGGGCGGAATGGGTGCGGGCGGAGGTGGAAGGCCCGCGCCCGGCAGATCCCGGTCGCGCCAGACGGGTTGCGCTGGTTGGCGAGACGATTGACCAGGTGCGCGAAGTGATGGTGTTCGGGGACAGCGGCATTCTGGCCTGTTCGCCCCCGGACCGCCGCCCGGAGTGGGAGGCCGGGCGGCGCAGGCTGGTCTGGCCGAATGGGGCGGTGGCGCAGGTGTTTTCGGCGCATGAGCCGGAATCCCTGCGCGGGCCGCAATTCGATGCCGCCTGGGTGGATGAACTGGCGAAGTGGAAGAAGGCCGAGGAGACCTGGGATCAGCTGCAATTCGCACTGCGGCTGGGCGAGAATCCGCGTCAGGTGGTGACAACCACGCCACGGAATGTGGCGGTGCTGAAGGCCATTCTGAACAACCCGTCCTCGGTGGTGACCCATGCGCCGACCGATGCCAACCGGGCGCATCTGGCCGCGAGCTTTCTGGAGGAGGTGCAGGCGCGCTATGGCGGCACGCGGCAAGGCCGACAGGAACTGGATGGCGTGCTGATCGAGGATGCGGAGGGCGCGCTCTGGACCACGGCGATGCTGGAACGCGGGCGGATCGACCGGGTGCCGAAGCTGAGCCGGATCGTGGTGGCGGTGGATCCGCCGGTGACGGGCCATGGTGGATCGGATGAATGCGGGATCATCGTGGTCGGCGCGCTTACCGAAGGGCCGGTGCAGGACTGGCGCGCGGTGGTGCTGGAGGATGCCAGCGTGCAGGGGGCCTCGCCCGATGCCTGGGCGCGGGCGGCGATTGCCGCGATGGCGCGGCATGGGGCAGAGCGTCTGGTGGCCGAGGTCAATCAGGGCGGTGATCTGGTGCAATCGGTGATCCGGCAGGTGGATCCGCTGGTGCCTTACCGCGCGGTGCGGGCGAGCAAGGGCAAGGTTGCCCGGGCCGAGCCGGTGGCGGCGTTGTATGAACAGGGGCGGGTCAGCCACCTGCGCGGTCTGGCGGGGCTGGAGGATCAGATGTGCCGGATGACGGCGCGGGGATACGAGGGCAAAGGCTCGCCCGACCGGGTGGATGCTTTGGTCTGGGCCTTGACCGAGTTGATGATCGACCCGGCGCAAAGCTATCGGAACCCGCAGGTGCGGCGGCTGTAA
- a CDS encoding phage major tail protein, TP901-1 family gives MAVQNGKDLLIKIDVNGSLQFETIAGLRASRISFNAETVDVTSLESQGGWRELLAGAGVRSAAISGSGVFRDANTDERARQIFFDGEVPNFQVIIPDFGVVEGPFQITSIEYAGSHNGEATYELSLASAGVLTFTAL, from the coding sequence ATGGCTGTGCAAAACGGCAAGGATCTGCTGATCAAGATTGACGTGAACGGAAGCCTGCAATTTGAAACCATCGCCGGGCTGCGGGCCTCGCGCATCAGTTTCAACGCGGAAACCGTGGATGTGACCAGCCTGGAAAGCCAGGGCGGCTGGCGCGAACTTCTGGCCGGGGCGGGCGTGCGCTCGGCCGCGATTTCGGGATCGGGCGTGTTTCGCGATGCCAATACCGATGAACGCGCGCGTCAGATCTTCTTTGACGGCGAGGTGCCGAATTTTCAGGTGATCATCCCCGATTTCGGTGTGGTGGAGGGGCCGTTCCAGATCACCTCGATCGAATATGCGGGCAGCCACAATGGCGAGGCCACCTATGAATTGTCGCTCGCCTCGGCCGGGGTGCTGACCTTTACGGCGCTCTGA
- a CDS encoding DUF2163 domain-containing protein, protein MTADPTGLYAHLATGATTVCRAWALRRSDGVTLGFTDHDRAFSFEGIRFKADSGLTARAVQQSTGLSVDNSQALGALSDAAVTEADILAGRYDGAEVFAWLVNWADLSQRVLQFRGSLGEITRGAGAFEAELRGLAERLNQPQGRVYQRNCSALLGDVSCGFDLETPGYVLKRAVEHVDQRQVFRFARFIGFDDRWFERGRLIVQSGDAAGLRAFIKRDRLLADGTREIELWQSLAADIAEGDMLRLEAGCDKRAETCRTKFANFINFRGFPHIPGEDWLTSFPSSSTVNDGGRLRG, encoded by the coding sequence ATGACGGCGGATCCGACCGGGCTTTATGCGCATCTGGCCACGGGTGCGACCACGGTATGTCGGGCATGGGCCTTGCGGCGCAGTGATGGCGTCACGCTGGGCTTTACCGATCACGACCGCGCCTTTTCGTTCGAGGGGATCCGGTTCAAGGCGGACAGCGGGCTGACCGCCCGCGCTGTGCAGCAATCTACCGGGCTTTCGGTCGACAACTCGCAGGCGCTGGGCGCGCTGTCCGATGCGGCGGTGACAGAGGCGGATATTCTGGCCGGGCGCTATGACGGGGCAGAGGTTTTTGCCTGGCTGGTGAATTGGGCAGACCTGTCGCAGCGGGTGTTGCAGTTTCGTGGATCCCTGGGCGAGATCACGCGCGGCGCAGGTGCGTTCGAGGCCGAATTGCGCGGGCTTGCCGAGCGGTTGAATCAGCCGCAGGGGCGCGTCTATCAGCGCAACTGTTCGGCTTTGCTGGGCGACGTGTCCTGCGGCTTCGATCTGGAAACGCCGGGCTATGTGCTGAAACGTGCAGTCGAGCACGTGGATCAGCGGCAGGTGTTCCGCTTTGCCCGGTTCATCGGGTTCGATGACCGCTGGTTCGAGCGGGGCCGCCTGATTGTGCAAAGCGGGGACGCGGCGGGGCTGAGAGCCTTTATCAAGCGTGACCGCCTGCTGGCCGATGGCACGCGCGAGATCGAGCTGTGGCAAAGCCTCGCCGCCGATATCGCAGAGGGTGACATGCTGCGGCTTGAGGCGGGCTGCGACAAACGGGCAGAGACCTGCCGGACAAAGTTCGCCAATTTCATCAACTTCCGGGGCTTTCCGCATATTCCGGGTGAAGATTGGCTGACCTCGTTCCCATCCTCGTCCACTGTCAATGATGGCGGGAGGCTGCGCGGATGA
- a CDS encoding head-tail connector protein, which translates to MMLIELTPVPGAALPVQALKDHLRLGTGFADGAMQDGLVESCLRAAMAAIEGRIGKALISRNFKLVLETWRDAAGQALPVAPVTVVNSVTLLDAQGAGTVLAAARYRLVQDRHRPKLVAVGTLLPAVPVDGQVEVLFEAGFGAAWAAVPADLAQAVFLLAAEFYEHRHEAGAREGGLPMAVQMLIERWRNVRVLGGGAA; encoded by the coding sequence ATGATGTTGATTGAGCTGACCCCGGTGCCGGGCGCGGCCCTGCCGGTTCAGGCGCTGAAGGATCATTTGCGGCTGGGCACCGGCTTTGCCGATGGTGCAATGCAGGATGGGCTGGTGGAAAGCTGTCTGCGTGCGGCGATGGCGGCGATTGAAGGGCGGATCGGCAAGGCGCTGATCAGCCGCAACTTCAAGCTGGTGCTGGAGACTTGGCGCGATGCTGCCGGGCAGGCCTTGCCGGTGGCCCCGGTGACTGTGGTCAACAGTGTGACGCTGCTGGATGCGCAGGGCGCGGGCACGGTGCTTGCGGCAGCGCGCTATCGGCTGGTGCAGGACCGGCATCGCCCGAAGCTGGTGGCGGTGGGCACGCTGCTGCCTGCGGTTCCGGTCGACGGGCAGGTGGAGGTGCTGTTCGAGGCGGGGTTTGGCGCGGCCTGGGCGGCGGTGCCTGCCGATCTGGCACAGGCGGTGTTTCTGCTGGCGGCGGAATTCTATGAACATCGCCACGAGGCAGGCGCGCGGGAAGGCGGTTTGCCGATGGCGGTGCAGATGCTGATCGAACGCTGGCGCAATGTGCGGGTGCTCGGCGGGGGCGCGGCATGA
- a CDS encoding phage major capsid protein produces the protein MTETEARAGGVMPNGLNPGAEVAAAMTGFLKELKGFQGEMKSALQQQEERLTMLDRKTMTYGRPALSAQAEGDVPHVKAFDAYLRSGDDDGLRGLVLEGKAMSTAVAADGGYLVDPKTSDTIRSMLISTSSLRAIGNVVQVEASSFDVLIDRSEVGSGWATESGAQSETATPTVERISIKLHELSAMPKASQRLLDDSAFDVEGWLAGKIATRFIRAESAAFINGDGVDKPKGILLPAKVANASWTWGSLGYIPTGAAADFATTNAADCIISLVYALGADYRANGTFVMNSKTAGAVRKMKDADGRFMWSDGLAAGEPARLMGYPVLVCEDMPDIAANTYPIAFGDFQSGYTIAERPDLRVLRDPFSAKPHVLFYASKRVGGDITDFAAIKLLKIAVS, from the coding sequence ATGACCGAGACAGAGGCTCGGGCCGGCGGCGTCATGCCCAATGGCCTGAATCCGGGGGCGGAGGTTGCCGCCGCCATGACGGGGTTCCTGAAAGAACTCAAAGGCTTTCAGGGCGAGATGAAATCTGCGTTGCAACAACAGGAAGAGCGACTGACCATGCTGGATCGGAAAACCATGACCTACGGGCGCCCCGCACTTTCGGCACAGGCCGAGGGGGATGTGCCGCATGTGAAGGCGTTTGACGCCTATCTGCGGTCGGGCGATGATGACGGGCTGCGCGGGCTGGTGCTGGAAGGCAAGGCCATGTCGACGGCAGTGGCGGCGGATGGCGGCTATCTGGTGGATCCGAAAACCTCGGATACGATCCGGTCGATGCTGATCTCCACCTCGTCGCTGCGGGCCATCGGCAATGTGGTGCAGGTGGAGGCCTCGAGCTTTGATGTGCTGATCGACCGCAGCGAGGTTGGTTCGGGCTGGGCCACGGAATCCGGGGCACAGAGCGAAACCGCGACGCCGACGGTGGAGCGGATCTCGATCAAGCTGCACGAGCTGTCGGCCATGCCGAAGGCGAGCCAGCGCCTGCTGGATGACAGCGCCTTTGACGTGGAAGGCTGGCTGGCGGGCAAGATTGCCACGCGGTTCATCCGCGCGGAATCGGCGGCCTTCATCAATGGTGACGGGGTAGACAAGCCCAAGGGCATCCTGCTGCCCGCCAAGGTGGCCAATGCCAGCTGGACCTGGGGCAGCCTCGGCTACATCCCCACCGGGGCGGCGGCGGATTTTGCCACCACCAATGCGGCGGATTGCATCATCTCGCTGGTCTATGCGCTGGGCGCGGATTACCGCGCCAATGGCACCTTCGTGATGAATTCCAAGACGGCGGGCGCGGTGCGCAAGATGAAGGACGCCGACGGGCGGTTCATGTGGTCGGACGGGCTGGCGGCGGGCGAGCCTGCGCGGCTGATGGGCTATCCGGTGCTGGTCTGCGAGGACATGCCCGACATCGCGGCCAATACCTATCCGATTGCGTTCGGGGATTTCCAGTCGGGCTACACGATTGCCGAACGCCCGGATCTGCGGGTGCTGCGTGACCCCTTCTCGGCCAAGCCGCATGTGCTGTTCTATGCCAGCAAGCGTGTGGGGGGCGACATCACCGATTTTGCCGCGATCAAGCTGCTGAAGATCGCGGTGTCCTGA
- a CDS encoding phage portal protein: protein MVFDFLRRAAPVVPESKASATGRVVAFGTSGRVAWSPRDGASLMRNGFQGNPIGFRAVKLISEAAAALPLILQDAERRYDLHPVLDLIRRPNAAQGRADLFEAVYAQLLLSGNAYLEAVPGADRLPGELHVLRSDRMSLVPGADGWPVAYDYSVGGRKHRFDMMGAVQPVCHIRNFHPTDDHYGFSPLQAAAVALDVHMAASAWSKALLDNAARPSGAIVYKGPDGQASLSADQYDRLVGEIEANHQGARNAGRPMLLEGGLDWKPMGFSPSDMEFQKTKEAAARDIAIAFGVPPMLIGIQGDATYANYQEANRAFYRLTVLPLVAKVMAAVSHWLTGFSGEAVELKPDLDQVPALAAERDQQWARVGAAEFLTQAEKRVLLGLPRLSEEE from the coding sequence ATGGTGTTTGATTTTCTGCGACGGGCGGCCCCGGTGGTGCCGGAAAGCAAGGCCTCGGCCACCGGGCGGGTGGTGGCCTTTGGCACCTCGGGGCGGGTGGCGTGGAGCCCGCGCGACGGGGCGAGCCTGATGCGCAACGGCTTTCAGGGCAATCCTATCGGATTCCGCGCGGTGAAGCTGATTTCCGAGGCGGCGGCGGCCTTGCCGTTGATCTTGCAAGATGCAGAGCGGCGCTATGATCTGCACCCGGTGCTGGATCTGATCCGGCGGCCCAATGCGGCGCAGGGGCGGGCCGATCTGTTCGAGGCGGTCTATGCGCAGCTGCTGCTGAGCGGCAATGCCTATCTGGAGGCGGTGCCGGGGGCGGACCGGTTGCCGGGCGAGCTGCATGTCCTGCGCAGTGACCGGATGTCGCTGGTGCCGGGGGCGGATGGCTGGCCGGTGGCCTATGATTATAGCGTCGGCGGGCGCAAACATCGCTTTGACATGATGGGTGCGGTGCAGCCTGTCTGCCATATCCGCAACTTCCATCCGACGGACGATCACTATGGGTTCTCGCCCTTGCAGGCGGCGGCGGTGGCGCTGGATGTGCATATGGCGGCGAGTGCCTGGAGCAAGGCGTTGCTGGACAATGCCGCGCGGCCCTCGGGGGCCATTGTCTACAAGGGGCCGGATGGGCAGGCGAGCCTGTCGGCGGATCAGTATGACCGGCTGGTGGGCGAGATCGAGGCGAACCATCAGGGCGCGCGCAATGCCGGGCGGCCGATGCTGCTGGAAGGTGGTCTGGACTGGAAGCCGATGGGCTTCAGCCCGTCGGACATGGAGTTTCAGAAAACCAAGGAGGCGGCGGCGCGCGATATTGCCATCGCATTCGGCGTGCCACCGATGCTGATCGGGATTCAGGGCGACGCCACCTATGCCAATTACCAGGAGGCGAACCGGGCGTTTTACCGTCTGACGGTGCTGCCGCTGGTGGCCAAGGTGATGGCGGCGGTGTCGCATTGGCTGACCGGGTTCAGCGGTGAGGCGGTGGAGCTGAAACCCGATCTGGATCAGGTGCCGGCGCTGGCGGCAGAGCGGGATCAGCAATGGGCACGGGTGGGCGCGGCAGAGTTTCTGACGCAGGCCGAAAAGCGCGTGCTGCTGGGCCTGCCGAGGCTTTCGGAGGAGGAATGA
- a CDS encoding phage tail tape measure protein — protein sequence MADIETLEDQVAALEATLGGATAMVGAFEGELARMRDSLLYTGREVNQLSNGIGGGLRRAFDGVVFDGLKLSDALRGVAKTMLDTAYSVAMKPVQNAFGGLIAQGLNGLIGGMMPFEKGGSFSQGRVMPFAKGGVVTAPTQFPMRGGRGLMGEAGPEAIMPLSRGADGRLGVQMAGGGRPVTVVMNIATPDVQGFQRSQAQIAAQAARALSRGQRNR from the coding sequence ATGGCGGATATCGAAACGCTGGAAGATCAGGTGGCCGCGCTTGAAGCGACGCTGGGGGGCGCCACCGCCATGGTCGGGGCCTTTGAGGGCGAACTTGCGCGGATGCGGGACAGCCTGCTTTATACTGGGCGCGAAGTGAACCAGCTGTCCAACGGGATTGGCGGCGGGCTGCGGCGGGCCTTTGACGGCGTGGTGTTTGATGGCCTCAAATTGTCGGATGCGCTGCGCGGTGTGGCGAAGACCATGCTGGACACGGCCTATAGCGTCGCGATGAAGCCGGTGCAGAATGCCTTTGGCGGGCTGATCGCGCAGGGTCTGAATGGGCTGATCGGAGGCATGATGCCGTTCGAAAAGGGCGGCTCGTTCAGTCAGGGCCGGGTGATGCCCTTTGCCAAGGGGGGCGTGGTGACCGCGCCCACACAGTTTCCGATGCGCGGTGGGCGCGGGTTGATGGGCGAGGCCGGGCCGGAGGCGATCATGCCACTGTCGCGCGGGGCGGATGGCCGTCTGGGCGTGCAGATGGCGGGCGGTGGGCGGCCCGTCACGGTGGTGATGAATATCGCCACACCCGATGTGCAGGGATTTCAGCGCAGTCAGGCGCAGATCGCGGCACAGGCCGCGCGCGCGCTGTCGCGCGGGCAACGCAACAGGTAA
- a CDS encoding NlpC/P60 family protein: MTNGARIVAEARGWIGTPYQHQCSTKGAGSDCLGLLRGVWRAVHGAEPEAVPAYTQDWAEPSGEELLLAAATRWLRPKPGRAAAPGDVLLFRMRQGSVAKHLGIAGRIGAEASFIHAYTGHGVIESPLSGPWARRIVARFAFPEGAR; this comes from the coding sequence ATGACCAATGGCGCGCGGATCGTGGCAGAGGCGCGGGGCTGGATCGGCACGCCTTATCAGCATCAATGTTCGACCAAGGGCGCAGGCAGCGATTGTCTGGGCCTGTTGCGCGGGGTCTGGCGGGCGGTGCATGGCGCCGAGCCGGAGGCTGTGCCCGCTTATACCCAGGATTGGGCAGAACCCTCGGGCGAAGAGCTGCTGTTGGCCGCGGCGACCCGCTGGCTGCGGCCAAAGCCCGGTCGTGCGGCGGCACCGGGGGATGTGCTGCTGTTTCGGATGCGGCAGGGCAGCGTGGCGAAGCATCTGGGTATTGCCGGACGCATCGGGGCGGAGGCCTCGTTTATCCATGCCTATACCGGGCATGGGGTCATCGAAAGCCCGCTGTCCGGGCCCTGGGCGCGCCGGATCGTGGCGCGGTTTGCTTTTCCTGAAGGAGCGCGTTGA
- a CDS encoding gene transfer agent family protein produces the protein MANPWAGEVALVLDGQRHVAKLTLGALAELEAALEAGSLLDLVERFEGGRFSTRDVLALIVAGLRGGGWQGTAADLRTVEIAGGPVEAARAAAELLARAFALPGAG, from the coding sequence ATGGCAAATCCTTGGGCGGGGGAAGTGGCACTGGTGCTGGATGGCCAGCGGCATGTCGCAAAGCTGACGCTGGGGGCGCTGGCCGAACTGGAGGCGGCGCTGGAGGCCGGATCGCTGCTCGATCTGGTGGAGCGTTTTGAAGGGGGGCGGTTTTCCACGCGGGATGTGCTGGCGCTGATCGTGGCGGGGCTGCGCGGCGGCGGCTGGCAGGGCACGGCAGCGGATCTGCGCACGGTGGAGATCGCGGGCGGCCCGGTCGAGGCAGCGCGGGCGGCGGCAGAGCTTCTGGCGCGTGCCTTTGCCTTGCCGGGGGCGGGATGA
- a CDS encoding DUF3168 domain-containing protein, translating into MSYGVAAALQAAVYQRLVAQLPGVAVHDAVPPGGGAGTFVLIGPEEARDASDKSGGGAEHRFIVSVISDSSGFLAAKEIAVQISDALVDAVLTLSRGRLVGLAFQKARARRLEAGALRRIDLRFAARVED; encoded by the coding sequence ATGAGTTATGGCGTGGCAGCCGCCTTGCAGGCGGCGGTGTATCAGCGGCTGGTGGCGCAGCTTCCGGGGGTGGCGGTGCATGATGCGGTGCCGCCCGGCGGGGGGGCGGGCACATTCGTGCTGATCGGGCCGGAAGAGGCGCGGGATGCCAGCGACAAAAGCGGTGGCGGCGCTGAGCATCGGTTCATCGTCAGCGTGATAAGTGACAGCAGCGGCTTTCTGGCGGCGAAAGAGATTGCGGTGCAGATCTCGGATGCGCTGGTGGATGCCGTGCTGACGCTGAGCCGGGGCCGGTTGGTCGGGCTGGCTTTCCAGAAGGCGCGGGCGCGGCGGCTGGAGGCGGGCGCGCTGCGGCGGATCGACCTGCGCTTTGCGGCACGGGTGGAGGACTGA
- a CDS encoding GTA head formation protein, RCAP_rcc01685 family, which yields MSIRPKSSGGSRFLYDSFDAAAARIEANERVAEERWSGLEYRLVQIEGTLERLEKRIWLGVYGVAAFLLAQGAEALLTAAMR from the coding sequence ATGAGCATCCGACCGAAAAGCTCGGGCGGATCACGGTTCCTGTATGACAGTTTTGACGCGGCGGCGGCGCGGATCGAGGCCAACGAACGGGTCGCGGAAGAACGCTGGAGCGGGCTGGAATATCGGCTGGTGCAGATCGAAGGCACGCTGGAGCGGCTGGAGAAACGCATCTGGTTGGGGGTTTACGGCGTGGCGGCTTTCCTGCTGGCGCAGGGGGCAGAGGCGCTTCTGACGGCGGCGATGAGGTGA